The sequence below is a genomic window from Patescibacteria group bacterium.
TGTAATTTCCCCTGTTTGATTCTAGATGATTTCTTCAAACCATTTCAATCATTTTTTAACATTAATACCAGCCAAGAGAGTATAGCTACTCAATCACAAAATGTGTTGACACCTTACCATTAATTAAGTGAATACACTTGACAAAATTAGAAAAAGTGGTAGAATAATCAGTTATTGCTAATGTGACAATAATACTAACCGAACCTTTAAAACTTATAGAAAGGAAAAAACGATGAAAAATATTTTAACAATTATATTTTTGTTTGTATTTTTATGTGCAGTCCCTCTAACTTTGTCTTGGTCTCAAGACAATTATTATTCTAAGTACGAAGGCAATCAAGATGCCGGAGCCTACTCAGAAGTAATAATTGGATCAGAAGCTTATGTTGAAGTACCACTTAGTCTCAAGACTCAAATCGAGAAAAGTGAAAATTCAACACTAACGAAAGCAAAAACAACCCTTGACTCTCCTCAACCATCGCAGAAGATAGTCTACTCTTCGGTAAAAAGCGTCACAAACGCTTCAGTCGAAAAAGTTGATAACACTTCTTACACCTATGGATGGGGATGGAGTTTGACTCAATCAGAGCAAACCTCTACTCCTAGTTATCGAGAATCAAAACCAAGTGTAGCTAAGTCCTTAACAGAGATAGTCTACAAGGAGCTTCCTGACGCGAGAAATATTACTTTTAAATCAAGGGCAGTTTCAGAAAATCCCTATCCCGGTAATGCAATCAAAGGAATAGCCGAAGGTGGTGCTGGTACTGGATACTTCAGGAACAACATTGAAGTCCGAACCGATGCCCAGGGAAATTCTTCTGGATCAGGGGAAGGTACTTCAGGTAATATCTTAATTAATGGTGATGTTGCTGCTGGAATTTCTGGAACATGGGAAAGTCCAAAAGCTAATGCAAATTCGCAAATTCATACTTCCAACATAATAAAAGGAGATTAACCATGAAAACATTGCGTACAATAACTGTTTTGTTCATTGTTCTGTTCCTGCTTGTTCCAATCAACTGTTTTGCTACAATGCCTGGTCCTGGGCCTGGTCCTGGGACTGCAACCTTAACTGAAACTTCATCCGAAGCGACAGGAACAGCAACAATCACCTACTCTCCGACTACGAGTAATTACTCAACTAGCGTTGATAAGCGCTTTCTAAGCTGGGTGAACACATCGATTGGTTTCATTCATCCTCCGGGATATGGTTCTGATGTCAAAGGTTGGAAAACCTTTTACAAGCCATACCTGCAGAATATTTCTGCTGATATGTTATCATCAGTATCTAACATTACTACAAGACGTTTCTTCACAAGCACAAATTATTTCCCAATGGTTTTTGCTAGACTTCCTGACAACAACGATCCTGTTGAAACCATTAGTGAATTCCCGACAGAAAATGAAAATGAAAACAAACTTCTTGGTATCCTTACCTACTATGGTACCCCAGATGAACCCTTGGAAAATATTGTCGTAAGACTGACAAAAAAGGCCAAAGAAGAAACCATGCTTGGTAGGATGTTAATACAATCCAAATATAGGGGCTATGGCGAAGTAGGTGGTATTTCACTACCTGCAACTGGTGGTATATCAAAAGTTCTTGGTCCCTCAGGGAGCAAGGATGATAAGATGGGAAGTATCGTGGTTGGTCCAGTTCTTGGAAAATCACACGCTGAATCTCTCGACAGGTCAATTGTCAAGATGTTCTGCTATCCGCCAGATCTAACCGTAGAGGAAAAAGTAGAACTTGCTAAAAGTAAGCCGGCGGAGCTTGAAGTGCAAGAACCTTTTTTCCCAGCTGGGATGCAGGCTGTGATGTTTGATTTTGATGACTCTCGAATAAAAGAATCTGAATTTGGAAAAATCCAAGACATTGCCAATTTCATCAAAGACGCCTGGTACAAGCTTGGACCAAATGAAAGAATTCTGCTCATCGGATCATGCGATCAAGTAGGTGAAATTGCCTATAACGACGCTCTTGGAGGAAGCCGAGCTGAAAATGTTTTTTGGGCGGCAACTGATCCAATCTTAACTGGAATGCCAAGAGAAAAACTTTATGGCAAAGTTGCACATGTCTCTGGAGGAAATAGAAAACTTTATTTCCCCAAAGATGATCTTAATCGTCGAGTTGATATTGGAGTTGTAAATATTGGAACTCTGGCTAACTCAACCTTGCTTCCACCGACCGAATAATCCGATGAAAAGGATAATAATCATGACAAAGATATTCTATGTTATTCTTATTTTGAGTCTATCAGCTTGTGCTGGTAGAAGTTCTATCCCAATCCACACTGTCACCATCGCAAAACCAGCGGTGGTCAAACAAACAGTAACGGAATTGCCAACTACTGGCAAAGAACTTACTGCGGCTGATTTCAGCCTGAACGCAACACCTGCTAAGAGCAAAAGTGTCGCTACTGAGGGAGGTGTTTCTACTGAAAAAATATCAAAACCAGCCGCTGTTAATGATTTAAGCAACAAAGCCGCGGGAGTTAACTCACATAAGTATCACAAAGATATTTATGTGAGAATGACAGCCACAGAGGATATAATAGATCATATTGGGTATTATAATGTCCCAATTTTAAATTTTCTCTCTGGCTCAAAACAAATTCCACCTAATGGAAAAAATATTTTAGCCACCATTGATAAAAACAACGAGATTGTCGCCATCAATGGCTATTCTTCCAAGGGAGGAAATGATAACCTGAGACTTTCAAGACACCGTGCAGAATCAGTTGCAAGTGCCCTTAAGTCAATGGGGTTTGATCTTTTAAAAACCAAAATCACCGGTTTCGGAGAAACCGATAGATTAGGTAACCGAGTATATTGCCAAGGCGTTATTATTATTGTAAAAAAATAAATAATAACACTTTAGCAACAAAAACCCCCAAGCGTAATGCGAGGGGGTTTTATTTTATCTAATTCTATCTATTAATTGTTATATCAGTAGTCGCTTTATTTATAAATTGTTTAAACTTTTCAATACTATCTATACCAGCTTCTTTCCAGGAAGAAGTTTCCGGTTGACCATTAGACTTTACAAAATCTATACTTTTTTCTTTTACATTAATTTCTATTGACTTTAATTTAAAATCTCCTTGATATTCAATCCTTATTATTCCTTTCTCCATATTTTCAGAATAGTCCGCGATAGTTCCATAATTAATCCCGGTAAAGAACTCGGTTTTATTTTCGATAATAGCTTTCACAATCTCATTGTTGTCACTCTCACTAAAACCAAGATTTTTAAATCCATCAGCTAATTCGAGATTATCCTGCACTAAATCTGGAGCTACACTTTTTTCTAGAGGTGAAACTGTTCCCTCTTCCGGAGCATCTTTAACACCCTCAGATGGAACAACTTCACCATCAGGTTCTACTGAAACAGGAGTGTTAATCTGAGTTGCATCTACTTGAACAACAGTAGGTCGGGATGTACTTTCTTTATTTTCACCTAACTGATGTAGAGCGTCATCAATATTTTTATTATGCAAAGCTTCATTTGGAAGTAGTGAATCTGGCGTTTTTTCACCAGAATATGCAATCGATGGGTCATCATATTTTGATGACTCCAACAATGAAGCTAAAACTTTTTTTCCGCCTTCTTTATCCATTTTCTGAAAATGATCAGCCCAATCTCCCCAATATTTATTATGATGTATTTTCCCACTTTCATCTATAAGAACCTTCATGTCAAAAATATGTCTTCCATCTATTTTTAGATGAATTCCTTTGCCATCAATCATCATTTTAACTTTTCCAAAAATATCTCCAGTTTTATCAAATCCAGGCAGAATATTATTTACTTGGCTTTTGTCCAAAACAAGACTTTCGCCATTCGGAACTTCTTTAATTAGATTAAGGATTTCTATCTGCCTTTCAGGATTTTGGACAGTAGAAACATATTTTAAGTTTTCACCTAAAAATTCCTTACTAAATCCTGCATCTAAAGGTGTAAGAAAACTATTTTCTCCATCCATCAACGATGGTGACGAAGAACTATCAGCATCAGTGATTCCCTGGCTAACGCTCGTTGCATGAACTTCTGGTAAATCGTTAATAATAACATCACTCTCTACCGTAGGACTAGTTGAGATTGTATCCCCTGAGTCAGGTAAAGAATCAGCATGATCATTATGACCACTATACTCATATTTTTCCAATCCTTTTCCCGTTGACTCTGCCTCACCAATCGTTTTCCCATGTCTTTCTATACTTTGAAATTTTCCATCACCTTCTTTGAACTTTTCGTGGACAGTAAAATTACCATCCTTATCCATTTCAAGTTGATATGCTGCGTGTTGTATTCCTGCTGACCCTACTTTTGTATCCATTTCACCATCAAAATATCCAGAATTAGCTGCTATATTATTAGCCTTAGCGCTAGCCCATTTTCCAATATCTCCATCGCTTGCTTTATAACCAAATTCTTCACTTTTTTCCTCAAGTTGTCTTGTTAGGGCTCCAATAATAGTATCATGTCTTTCTTTTCCATTTTCTAAAATTTCAACCTCCCTAATCGTTGCTGAATCAATATTACCAGACACTTTTGGTAAGAGCTCTTTGCCATTGTGCAAAATATCATTATTCAAAAGATTGTCACCTGCCTTCGTTCCAGACACTGGAGGTTCCGTGCTAGGTTCTCCGGGATTTTGACTTGTTTCACTTAAACCACCTTCAGTGACTTTATTGGTATCAACCTTAGGTGAAGTATCTGTTCGTGGTATAGCTGCTTTTGCTTGTGGGGTGGATATTTCTGGACTTGCTGTCTGTTGTACTGATTCTAATTTTAGACCACCGGGAGGAAGAATATTATTGTCATTAACACTGCCGTTTCCAAAGATACCACTGAAAAGACCTTTCCCAGAATCAACGGATTTGTGATAAGCGTCTTGTGCTACTTCAGCAATCTTATCACCAAACCAATGCCTAATCGCGTAACCAGCAGTAGCAAAAGCACTACCAATAACAGCTCCATGAACACCAGCATCAAATAAATATTTTTTTCTAGCCTTATCTATTTCTTCCGCTTTCTTCTTTAAAAGTGATTCAAGATTACTATCAACTCTAATCCTCCTTAATAACATTCCAGTAAAACGTTTATCATACGAAGGATCATATTTCAACTTGTTTTCATCTTTATCTTTTTCACGAAAGTTATTTTTAATGTATTTTACTAGCTCAGTTTTCATTAAATCTATATCGGTCTTTTGGTTCTCTTCGTTTTCTTCCGGGATCGATGAATCTCCCTCTAAATTAGCTATAACTACTTTGGCAATTTCTGGATATAGTTTAATCAATTCCTTTATTTTACTTAAATTTTCGCTCTCATCTTCAAAGTCTTTTGAATTTAAATTTTTATAGAGTTCTTCTATCTCAGACTTTGTACTTAAATAGATTTCACTAATTTCTTTCATTCTATTCTCAAAATCATCTCCATCTTCCCTATTGGTCGCAATAGAAACCCTGGCCTTAGAAATAGACTCATATAATGAAATCATTTCTGTTACCTCATCTTTTGGGGAACTAAAGAAAATCAACCCTTCGTCAATCTTCTTCTTAGTATATTCAAGTCTAGTTTCTAATTTATCAACAAGCTTGATTTTTAATATTTTTAATTCCTCTTCAGAATGTTCTTCTAAATATTTTTCAGAAAATTCCTCAGAATTTGCTTCTTCAATTTTATTAAAATGGTAATCAATTTTATCAGTTAAATCGACCCCGCTGACAAAATTATTACTTTCCTTATTCATTTCATAATATTTTCTTCTTTCATCTCTATATTCACCTTCATTCTCTTCTTTTATTATTTCCCTGAATTTAAGCTCATTTTTATTAAAATATTTTATTCTTTCGTTTCTATACTCATCTTCATTTTCATCTTCATTTTTTTCTCTAAATTTATCTCCTTTCCAATTTTCCTTAAAAAAATTATCTTCTTCTATCTCATACTCTTCCTTGGTTTCCGCTCTTCTTCTTTCCCTGAATTTATTTCCTTTTTCCCCGGCCTGTATATCTTTTTCTAGCAAAGATTTTCTTGCCCTACTTCTTCCCCTAACCAAGCCTATCCCCCCGGCCACAGGGACGATGGCAAGTCCAGCAAATGGGGCAGCTGCAGCTGAAGCTCCGAGACTAGCGACAGCACAAGTTCTAGCAATTGCACCACTAGCAAAATACATTCCGTTTTCGCCTAAGGCACTATCAGCTACTTGCTTATACCATTTATCGTTCTTTACCCTTAATAATTCTTCTTCTACGTCTGGATTGGTGTTTAAATATTGATTGATATTCAAACTCGCATTAATATTGTTTTCTTTTAATGCTATCTCTTTAAGCGCTTCATTTATTTTAAGTTCTTCACCCTTTGTATCTATTTTAGATTTCAATAATTCAATCCAAGCTTTTTTAGATTCTTCGTATCTACCCATTCGATATTTATAAGCATCTTTATACTTCTTATCAAAAAGCCAGCTTTTTGGCATTCTAGAGACACCATAAGCATCTTTATTAAATTTATTTACAATATTTTTTTCTTCATCAGTATACTTCTCATCAATATTGGCATATCTAACTTCAGTTTTTCCTTCAACAATATCAACTTCTGGTCCGAAATTTTTCATTCCAAGTATCAACTGCTTCATTATAATTTCATAGTCTTTCGGTTGTTCTAATCCCGTCTCCGCCATGTTATCCTCTTTGATTTTCGATAAATTTGATTTCTCCTTGGAAGCAATTTCTAAGGATTTAGTAATTGAGCTCCATAACTTACCAAAAACCTTTCTACTCAACCACTCTTTTTTATTAAATTCTTCAGCTTGCTGAGAAACTGCCTCAGAGTGATTAATCCCAGAAAGAATTTGCTTTATATTATTCATAACAAGCGTTTGCTGACCTGTCGACAAATCACCAAAACCTTCAATCTTTTCTAGACTTTCTAATTTTATTCCAAGCTCATTCTCAAGAAAATCTAGTTCTTTCTTACTTAATTTAACTTCATTTTCAGTAATAGTCTCTTCTTTCTTAATTATCTCACTATCTTTTAAGTCATTTACTGTCTCTTCTCGTACTTCAGAAACTCCCTCATTATTCAAATCAGTTTCAAAACCACCCTCCCTGTCATGAATGCTTTTTCTGATTAATGATCCTATTTTAGACAAATCAAAAGAACTTATTGTCTTTAATTCATTTGGAGACTTAGACAACAAAGCATCAATTTCTTCATATAGAGGGCTACCAATAATATGATTTAGTTCATTAATGTTAACTTTCTTAGAATTTACAGCATCATAGACTTCCCATCCTAGGTGCCTATCTGCAATTTGATTTTGCAATTCTATATTTTCAACTGGATCGTCAATTAAATATTTTGGGTCTGTCTCGTCTTTGTGAGTGTTATAATAATGCTGTTTTGCCAAATCCCAATATATCCAAGATTGACTATTTCCAATAGTGCTGGAATCTAAATTAATCCCAGCCATAGCAACATCATATTCCCTTCTAATTTTTTCTAAAGCTTTTGCAAGTTCTTTATTCTCAGCCAATTCCTTCAGGGACTTGGCATATTTACGGATATTCGGATAAGATAAATCTTCATTTTGGTTTGAGGGATCTGCTATGTCATTATAGAGCAAAAATTTCTTTGCAATATCTTCAATAGATAGATTTTTTATTTTATCCACCTCTTCTGTTAATTGTATTATATTCTCTTCATCAGGTTGAATAGAACCTTCAGCCAGATCATTATTGACTTCTTTGACAACAGAAATATAAATCTTTCTTAACTCTTCCACTGTATCTCTTATGCCAAATTCAGCAGGAACAGAGCTTATATTCTTCTTTGTACCTTCAAACTCAGTTCTGTTTAGAACTGCGTATATTAGTTGTTCTAATTTTTCTGTAGTAAAAATACCATTTTTAGTTTTAATAGAATTGTCATCTCCAGCTAACCCCCTAATTTTGTTAACGAGCTCATCAAAACTTAGCAACTCCACATCTGGATTTTCTTTAATAGTATTAATCGATTCTGGTTCAGTCACATTGTCAACAACGGGACTTAAATTAATTCTTTGTAAATGCTTCGTGACATCTCTTTTGGCTTGATTCAAGTTTCGCCTAGTCTTATAGATATGGGTAAGCATGGATGATATTTTACTTTTCAATTCCATGAGATCATTTGACTCGAAACCTTTGTCTTTACGAAGAAAAGAGTCAATCTTCTTTTTCTCAGACTCAAGAGTGCTAATAACTTTCTGGCTAGAGTCCTCAAAAGCTTTTATCAGCTTAGTATTTAAACTGGATAGGATTTCGTCACCTTTATTGATGGTGGCCTCTGGGTTATCTGAAGTATTTTTTAGTTGATTTTTTATAGACTCCAACTCTATCTCAATTTTATCGGTTTCACCGAGGGACTCAGTTTCCAGACCTTCTATTCTTGATTTTATAACGTCTATATTTATTTCGCTCTCTCCTTCCGGACTAGTTTCGACATCATTAGTTTTGCCTAATTGTTCCAGAGCGCTAAAAGCACTAGTATTAAAACGCTGAGGCTCACCACTTTCTCCCGAGGTGTCATCCCCGTTTTGAATAGATTTGTCTTGCATAAATTAAAGCTTAATATCTTTTTTAATTTTTTCAATATATTCTTCTTCGGCGCGCTCCAAAAGATCAGCGATAAGACGATCCTTCTCGTCCTTAGCTGCTTGTACCTCTTTTTTAAAAGCGGCATATATTTCTTCAATCTTTCTATTTAAATCACTTTTCATATATTTTATATTAATTATATTATACAACATTTTGTGTATTAAAAAAACCCTGCATTTGCAGAATTTTCAAAAATAGTATATCGATTTAAGACTTTAACTCATACCTATATTGTCAACAATTACTATTTTCTCCCCTTCCAATACATTATATAGAAAAACATCTGTCATGTCGCGTCTAAACAAATATTCCTTGTAATCCATTAATGTATAATTAAATTCTCTCCCCATATCTTTTTCTAACTCCTTGATTACTTCTGAGAATTTTCCTTTATTAATTTTCCCGACAATAAATAAATCAACTGGGGATGTTTCTGAATTAGTGAAAAACCCGGACAAAATAAACAAATTCATTTTCCCAAGTTCTTCAATCTTTTTTACAAAGTCTCTTTCATAGAGCATTTGCGACTTTACTATCACTGATTTTATTTCTTCATAGAGTATAAAATCTTTGTTCACTTGAAAATACTTTTTTTCTTGACCCATCGCAGCATCAATCACTTTTACTTTCTTTGTTGTGACAGTAGTTTTTTTTGTTTCAACCTTTTCTATTAATTCCTCTTCTTTATCATCGTCTGAGTTTTTTGAAGAAAATGATTTTAATAGTCCAAATTTCTCGAGATTTTCAAGCTCTCTCCTGACTGAATTAATTTGTAAACCAATATTTCTAGA
It includes:
- a CDS encoding OmpA family protein, producing the protein MKRIIIMTKIFYVILILSLSACAGRSSIPIHTVTIAKPAVVKQTVTELPTTGKELTAADFSLNATPAKSKSVATEGGVSTEKISKPAAVNDLSNKAAGVNSHKYHKDIYVRMTATEDIIDHIGYYNVPILNFLSGSKQIPPNGKNILATIDKNNEIVAINGYSSKGGNDNLRLSRHRAESVASALKSMGFDLLKTKITGFGETDRLGNRVYCQGVIIIVKK